In Hermetia illucens chromosome 1, iHerIll2.2.curated.20191125, whole genome shotgun sequence, one genomic interval encodes:
- the LOC119661441 gene encoding uncharacterized protein LOC119661441: MSDPPRYGFRPEYTPPIESTSHPYNYNPGVELSYPMPMPYDSNPNPSILEHRSRRKSSCSSSSSSSSSSKSNSSSGDSYQPEENLPGPPPPLGFLWQRSSIYSEFPYNGAVRAGVDQDGTQIFVGRAYHEGDIIPCKIIPEKQACYIAYGGEEILKNEFEVLRTGELSWQFATNGDIPPGALEIGRTTDGEPLYAGRCMWEGSQTPGKVQPSHGCLYFPFNGQEISVKEYEVLVLQ, encoded by the exons ATCCTCCTCGGTATGGGTTTCGACCTGAGTACACACCACCAATTGAATCAACATCCCATCCATACAATTACAACCCAGGGGTTGAATTATCTTATCCAATGCCAATGCCTTACGATAGCAACCCAAATCCCTCAATATTAGAGCATCGCTCTAGGAGAAAATCATCATGTTCATCATCGTCCTCATCATCATCTAGCTCAAAgtcgaactccagttcaggtGATTCTTATCAACCAGAAGAAAATCTTCCAGGTCCTCCTCCCCCACTTG GCTTTCTGTGGCAACGTTCATCAATCTACAGCGAATTCCCTTACAATGGAGCTGTTCGCGCAGGAGTTGATCAAGATGGAACACAAATCTTCGTGGGACGGGCGTATCATGAAGGGGATATTATCCCATGTAAAATCATCCCAGAAAAACAAGCATGTTATATCGCGTACGGCGGCGAAGAAATCCTAAAGAACGAATTCGAAGTTCTACGAACCGGTGAGCTATCATGGCAATTTGCAACGAATGGCGATATTCCACCAGGAGCTCTTGAAATAGGCCGGACAACAGATGGCGAACCCCTGTACGCAGGGCGCTGCATGTGGGAAGGATCGCAAACACCAGGAAAAGTACAACCTTCCCATGGCTGCTTATACTTTCCATTTAATGGACAGGAGATAAGTGTAAAAGAGTATGAAGTTCTTGTACTTCAGTAG
- the LOC119661444 gene encoding barrier-to-autointegration factor has translation MSGTSQKHRNFVAEPMGDKPVTELAGVGETLGGRLEAAGFDKAYTVLGQYLILKKDAELFKEWMKDVCHASSKQASDCYQCLNDWCEEFL, from the exons ATGTCTGGAACTTCGCAGAAGCACCGCAATTTTGTTGCTGAACCGATGGGAGACAAGCCCGTGACGGAACTAGCCGGCGTGGGAGAAACCCTTGGTGGACGCTTAGAAGCCGCGGGATTTGATAAG GCCTACACTGTTCTTGGACAATACTTGATCTTGAAAAAAGACGCAGAATTATTCAAAGAGTGGATGAAAGATGTTTGCCATGCGAGCTCAAAGCAAGCATCAGATTGCTATCAATGCCTTAACGATTGGTGCGAGGAGTTTTTGTAA
- the LOC119661443 gene encoding uncharacterized protein LOC119661443, producing the protein MLLNLDRNLEIDLLSETGPEIKKARLAIVDSNIEVHTESLLHGCRTRFRGTKKLILLLRIYARSNIAILSFIQQISFAMAPLASFNLLVRSSVLLLLCSAHYKCLL; encoded by the exons ATGCTCCTGAATTTGGACCGAAATCTGGAAATTGATCTTTTGTCAGAAACGGGCCCTGAGATCAAGAAAGCGCGACTTGCAATAGTTGACAGCAATATTGAAGTTCATACAGAATCTCTTCTTCATGGTTGCAGAACGAGATTTCGCGGTACAAAGAAGTTGATATTGCTTTTGCGAATATATGCCC GTAGCAACATTGCGATTTTATCGTTTATTCAGCAAATATCCTTTGCTATGGCACCACTTGCGAGTTTTAATTTGTTAGTCAGGTCGTCGGTACTTCTGCTGCTTTGTAGCGCTCATTATAAGTGTTTATTGTAG